One genomic region from Papaver somniferum cultivar HN1 unplaced genomic scaffold, ASM357369v1 unplaced-scaffold_24, whole genome shotgun sequence encodes:
- the LOC113341006 gene encoding uncharacterized protein At1g15400-like — MEGLQRSAISFRRQGSSGLVWEDRFISGELNKKGEPANQESGDDNKKLKQGEEEGVEFRELRSSKSVGSIGGRRLMQRSRSKQEDKTRTSTTGKVSSPVLDPPSPKLSGCGFCAGFGGGGAKKPFGAAGGGGANQRSNKKGKRKT, encoded by the coding sequence ATGGAAGGATTACAAAGATCTGCAATTTCATTCAGAAGACAGGGTTCATCAGGATTAGTATGGGAAGATAGATTTATATCAGGTGAATTAAACAAGAAAGGAGAACCAGCTAATCAAGAAAGCGGAGAtgataataaaaaacttaaacagggagaagaagaaggtgtaGAATTTAGAGAATTAAGATCGAGTAAAAGCGTTGGATCGATTGGAGGTAGAAGATTGATGCAAAGAAGCCGATCGAAACAGGAAGATAAAACGAGAACAAGTACGACAGGGAAAGTTTCGTCGCCTGTGTTAGACCCACCGTCACCTAAATTATCTGGTTGTGGATTTTGTGCTGGTTTTGGCGGTGGTGGTGCTAAAAAACCATTTGGTGCTgccggtggtggtggtgctaatcAACGATCTAATAAAAAGGGTAAGCGTAAAACATAA
- the LOC113341005 gene encoding protein OVEREXPRESSOR OF CATIONIC PEROXIDASE 3-like isoform X1, with amino-acid sequence MAVASSSATVVLGVLSSPKNLKSLCKFKPFLLPLLPHSPITQSTLTFSARKNNPNSAITSSSKKKKNNSSSNKNKQSLTKKSEVEVVDDIDEDAIEALFNQLEEDLKSDGSFEDGDDDLTEEDLARLEKELKEAFGEDADLFEMLQLSEEDIQNSDDAEDGEKDEEDEEEEEIDDDDDDDDEEESPVQLKNWQLRRLATALKIGRRKISIQTLAAELCLDRAVVLELLREPPPNLLMLSAALPDIVVPKPIEIEAKPIEVSTETVGDVSEPSVEASDSVVEPDPKVNVPVHAMQSRWSAQKRLKKVQIETLERVYLRSKRPTNAMISSIVHVTNLPKKRVVKWFEDKRAEDGIAEDRLPYQRSKSETVSTS; translated from the exons ATGGCTGTTGCTTCATCATCTGCTACAGTGGTTTTGGGGGTTTTATCTTCTCCTAAAAACCTTAAATCTCTTTGCAAGTTCAAACCTTTTCTCCTCCCTCTACTCCCCCATTCACCTATTACTCAATCCACACTTACTTTCTCTGCCCGTAAAAACAACCCCAACTCCGCAATTACTTCGTCttctaaaaagaagaagaacaacagcagcagcaacaagaaCAAG CAGAGTTTGACTAAAAAGAGTGAAGTAGAGGTTGTAGATGATATAGATGAAGATGCTATTGAGGCACTATTTAATCAGCTGGAAGAAGACCTTAAAAGTGATGGATCctttgaagatggtgatgatgatttaaCTGAGGAAGACCTAGCTAGGCTTGAAAAAGAGTTGAAGGAGGCTTTTGGTGAAGATGCTGATTTATTTGAAATGTTGCAATTAAGTGAAGAGGACATTCAAAACAGTGATGATGCTGAAGATGGGGaaaaagacgaagaagatgaagaagaggaagagattgatgatgatgatgatgacgacgacgAAGAAGAAAGTCCAGTGCAGCTTAAAAATTGGCAGCTGCGACGGTTGGCTACAGCTTTGAAGATTGGTCGGCGCAAAATCAGT ATACAGACCCTTGCTGCTGAGCTCTGTCTTGATAGGGCCGTGGTCCTTGAATTGCTTCGTGAACCTCCGCCAAATCTTCTTATGTTGTCTGCTGCTTTACCTGACATAGTTGTGCCCAAACCTATAGAGATTGAAGCTAAACCTATAGAAGTCTCTACAGAAACGGTTGGGGATGTCTCGGAACCTTCTGTGGAAGCAAGTGATAGTGTCGTAGAACCTGACCCTAAGGTAAACGTTCCAGTCCATGCCATGCAAAGTAGATGGTCTGCTCAAAAGAGACTGAAGAAAGTGCAAATTGAAACCCTTGAACGAGTTTATCTTCGTAGTAAGCGGCCAACT AATGCTATGATCAGCAGTATTGTGCATGTAACAAACCTGCCGAAAAAACGAGTTGTTAAATGGTTTGAAGACAAACGTGCTGAAGATGGGATCGCTGAGGACCGCCTGCCATATCAACGGTCAAAGTCTGAGACCGTCTCTACCAGTTAA
- the LOC113341096 gene encoding uncharacterized protein LOC113341096: MESKPKTRTAQNLYTTSGGNAVGIIDNQVNIAATPAAKVRKPVTTRIWNTLSRKSSKPPTHKQETSVSIDEFRKNTVLAALPPVLPILPEEKDKEMIVIEARKSVSDVEIIKPAKKSTSEILQEEMIQQGRKSTSHLDMIFEPARKSVSRIEKLEPARKSVSHIDVQGRKSVSHIEMNNVKSVASFLNVKVVAVDMPGFMQVHCFRCARRTYDGLDSFSAKHMAYNMKKEFDRVYGPAWHCIVGSSFGSFVTHSTGFFLYFSIEKIFILIFKTKVQKALD, translated from the exons ATGGAGTCCAAACCGAAAACCAGAACCGCGCAAAATCTCTACACCACAAGCGGTGGCAACGCGGTCGGAATCATCGATAACCAGGTAAACATTGCAGCAACTCCAGCTGCGAAAGTTCGAAAGCCTGTAACCACGCGAATTTGGAATACACTGAGCAGGAAATCAAGTAAACCACCAACACATAAACAAGAGACGTCCGTGTCGATCGATGAGTTCAGGAAGAACACAGTATTGGCCGCGTTACCACCAGTACTACCAATATTGCCGGAGGAAAAGGATAAAGAAATGATCGTAATCGAGGCAAGGAAATCAGTATCTGACGTAGAAATAATCAAGCCGGCGAAGAAGTCGACGTCGGAAATACTGCAAGAGGAAATGATCCAGCAAGGGAGGAAATCTACGTCGCATTTAGATATGATATTTGAGCCAGCAAGGAAATCGGTATCGCGGATTGAGAAGTTAGAGCCGGCAAGGAAATCAGTATCACATATTGATGTTCAGGGGAGGAAATCAGTGTCACATATAGAGATGAATAATGTTAAATCAGTAGCTTCGTTTCTGAATGTGAAAGTTGTCGCCGTCGATATGCCGGGATTTATGCAAGTCCACTGTTTCCGGTGTGCCAGAAGAACGTACGATGGGTTAGACAGTTTTAGCGCTAAGCACATGGcttataacatgaaaaag GAGTTTGATAGGGTGTATGGACCGGCTTGGCATTGCATAGTTGGCTCAAGTTTCGGATCATTTGTGACGCATTCGACTGGTTTTTTCCTGTATTTTTCTATTGagaaaatttttattttaattttcaagaCAAAAGTTCAAAAAGCATTAGATTGA
- the LOC113341005 gene encoding protein OVEREXPRESSOR OF CATIONIC PEROXIDASE 3-like isoform X2, with amino-acid sequence MAVASSSATVVLGVLSSPKNLKSLCKFKPFLLPLLPHSPITQSTLTFSARKNNPNSAITSSSKKKKNNSSSNKNKSLTKKSEVEVVDDIDEDAIEALFNQLEEDLKSDGSFEDGDDDLTEEDLARLEKELKEAFGEDADLFEMLQLSEEDIQNSDDAEDGEKDEEDEEEEEIDDDDDDDDEEESPVQLKNWQLRRLATALKIGRRKISIQTLAAELCLDRAVVLELLREPPPNLLMLSAALPDIVVPKPIEIEAKPIEVSTETVGDVSEPSVEASDSVVEPDPKVNVPVHAMQSRWSAQKRLKKVQIETLERVYLRSKRPTNAMISSIVHVTNLPKKRVVKWFEDKRAEDGIAEDRLPYQRSKSETVSTS; translated from the exons ATGGCTGTTGCTTCATCATCTGCTACAGTGGTTTTGGGGGTTTTATCTTCTCCTAAAAACCTTAAATCTCTTTGCAAGTTCAAACCTTTTCTCCTCCCTCTACTCCCCCATTCACCTATTACTCAATCCACACTTACTTTCTCTGCCCGTAAAAACAACCCCAACTCCGCAATTACTTCGTCttctaaaaagaagaagaacaacagcagcagcaacaagaaCAAG AGTTTGACTAAAAAGAGTGAAGTAGAGGTTGTAGATGATATAGATGAAGATGCTATTGAGGCACTATTTAATCAGCTGGAAGAAGACCTTAAAAGTGATGGATCctttgaagatggtgatgatgatttaaCTGAGGAAGACCTAGCTAGGCTTGAAAAAGAGTTGAAGGAGGCTTTTGGTGAAGATGCTGATTTATTTGAAATGTTGCAATTAAGTGAAGAGGACATTCAAAACAGTGATGATGCTGAAGATGGGGaaaaagacgaagaagatgaagaagaggaagagattgatgatgatgatgatgacgacgacgAAGAAGAAAGTCCAGTGCAGCTTAAAAATTGGCAGCTGCGACGGTTGGCTACAGCTTTGAAGATTGGTCGGCGCAAAATCAGT ATACAGACCCTTGCTGCTGAGCTCTGTCTTGATAGGGCCGTGGTCCTTGAATTGCTTCGTGAACCTCCGCCAAATCTTCTTATGTTGTCTGCTGCTTTACCTGACATAGTTGTGCCCAAACCTATAGAGATTGAAGCTAAACCTATAGAAGTCTCTACAGAAACGGTTGGGGATGTCTCGGAACCTTCTGTGGAAGCAAGTGATAGTGTCGTAGAACCTGACCCTAAGGTAAACGTTCCAGTCCATGCCATGCAAAGTAGATGGTCTGCTCAAAAGAGACTGAAGAAAGTGCAAATTGAAACCCTTGAACGAGTTTATCTTCGTAGTAAGCGGCCAACT AATGCTATGATCAGCAGTATTGTGCATGTAACAAACCTGCCGAAAAAACGAGTTGTTAAATGGTTTGAAGACAAACGTGCTGAAGATGGGATCGCTGAGGACCGCCTGCCATATCAACGGTCAAAGTCTGAGACCGTCTCTACCAGTTAA